The window GGATCATGCGACTGTTAAATCGGTGTCGTTTTCGTAGGCTGGTAACCTGGCTCACAAAGGGTTCCTTAAAGTGTACCCAACAATGGGCGATGCTTACATTAAGGCACACTGTGAGGGAATGGTCAATTCATCATTATGTAAAAATGCATCAGTTGTTTTATCTTCTTATGCTATGAAAGATAATTTTATTATTTGCATTAATAATGAATTAACGATAACAAAAGAGGAAAAAGGTAATAAATGATTAATGGGTCCTGTTTTCCTTGATATATGTCAAACGCCCTATTCAGGTGATAACTAAAATTGATGAGTCATTATGATGTGTTGTACATCATTGTTTTAAAGTCAGGTGGGATACCTGTCTGAATACCCCTTCAGGATGTGAGGGACTCTACTGAGCATCTATGAAAATCAATAAAAAGTATATTGTTATTAGAGACCAATGGTGGGCATTACCTCTCATCTTACCCTCCCTGTTGTTGCCTTTACTGAGTTGTGTGAACACCTACGCGCATATTAGTACGGGGAACGTCGTTCTTTTTTATCTACCTTTAGCGCTGATGATTAGCCTGATGCTCTTTTTTGGCTGGGCCGCATTACCGGGCATTATCATTGCGATCAGCTGGTATAAACTCCCACAGGTTGGCGTGTTTGAAACAGTGTCAATCATTGCACACTTTGTCGTAACGATTGTCCTCAGTTGGGGTGGATATCGGGTGTTCGCCCCCCGACGGAACAACGTGGCTCATGGTGACTCGCATCTGATGTTTCAGCGTATATTTTGGCAGGTTTTCTGTCCGGCAACGCTGTTCCTGGTACTCTTTCAGTTTGCCGCGTTTGTTGGCGTGTATGCGAGCAAATCAGGGATGATGGGCGTCATGCCTTTCAATACCGGCACATTGATCAATTATCAGGCCTTACTGACGGGAAACCTTGTGGGTATTCCGCTATGTTATTTTATCATTCGGGCAATACGGAACCCTTTTCACCTGCGCGGCTATTTTTCTCAGTTAAAACAGCAGTTTGATAATAAAGTCTCGAAAACGGAGTTTGCAGCGTGGTTGATAGTATTGACGACGTTGATGACGCTGTTGTGTATGCCGTTAAATGAAAATAGCTCGATTTTCAGTACGAATTATACCTTATCCCTGTTATTGCCCGTCATGCTGTGGGGGGCAATGCGTTACGGCTATCGACTTATTTCACTGATGTGGGCGGTCATACTCATTACGGGAATACATCATTATCAGAGCTACATGCCCTGGTACTCAGGTTACGATACGCAGCTGGCGATCACCTCGTCGAGCTATCTTGTTTTCTCCTTTATCGTAAATTACATCGCCGTGCTGGCAACGCGTCAGAGAGCCGTTACCCGACGTACATATCGTCAGGCGTATTTTGATCCTATGGTGCATCTTCCAAATCTGCGCGCGTTGAACCGGGAGCTGAAGAAGTCGCCCTGGTCCGTGCTCTGTTTCTTGCGGATCCCTGGCATGGAACCGCTGGTCAAAAATTATGGGATCATGCTACGTATCCAGTACAAGCAAAGAATCGCTCACTGGATAGCGCCCTTTCTGGAACAGGATGAGTATGTCTTTCAGCTATCGGGTAATGACCTTGTCCTGCGGTTTAACACCGAGTCCCACCAGCAGCGCATTGAGGCATTGGATCAGCACATCAAGCAATTCCGCTTTGTCTGGGATGGTATGCCTTTACAGCCACAGGTGGGGATCAGTTATTGCTATGTTCGCTCTCCGGTTAATCATATCTACCTGTTATTGGGCGAACTTAGCACCATTGCCGAACTTTCCCTTGCCACCAATACGCCTGAAAATTTGCAACGTCGTGGTGCCATGCACCTGCAGCGGGACCTGAAAGATAAAGTGGCGATGATGAATCGGCTACAGCAGGCGCTGGAGCACAACCGCTTTTTCCTGATGGCACAGCCTATTTATGGTGTGCGTGGCGATGTGTACCATGAAATCCTGCTGCGTTTGAAAGGGGATGACGATGAAATCGTTACGCCGGATTGTTTCTTACCCGTCGCGCATGAGTTCGGTTTGTCCTCCAGCATCGATCTGTGGGTGATTGAAAACACGTTGAAATTTATGGCTCAGAATCGGGAGAGAATGCCAGCCCGTCGCTTTGCTATTAATTTATCGCCTACCTCGGTGTGTCGCGCCCGACTTCCGACCGATATCGCGCAATTGCTGGTGAAATATAAGATTGAAGCCTGGCAGCTGGTCTTTGAGGTAACGGAAAGCAATGCCTTAACCAATGCAGAGCAAGCGCAGGCAACGCTGCTGCAATTGCAGTTACTTGGCTGTCAGATAGCGATTGATGATTTTGGCACCGGCTATGCCAGCTATGCGCGACTGAAAAATGTGAACGCCGATATCCTGAAAATTGACGGCAGCTTTATTCGCAATATTGTTTCGAATAGCCTCGACTACCAAATTGTGGCATCGATTTGTCACCTGGCGCGAATGAAAAGAATGATGGTGGTGGCGGAGTATGTCGAAAGCGAAGAAATACGCAGCGCGGTGGTTTCTTTAGGAATTGATTATATGCAGGGCTATCTGATCGGTAAACCGCAGCCGCTGCATGAGATTTTGCAAGAACAGGTGCCAGAAACTCTGGCACCTGTAGAAGCGTTATGCGGCGATATTGGGTGAGCGTTCTTCTTCAATTTTAAGCCGCCAGCCCGTTACGGCTTCCCAGTATTGCTGCTCTTTTTCCAGATCGAGCAAAACCAGCGCGTTCTGGCTGAACCAGTCATGCGGGAAGCGCAATGTCCAGTGGTTCTCGTCGGTGATAAGCGTCAGCGTCGGCGGCGTGGTCGTCGCCTGGCGCTGGTTGTTCAGCAAGACACCCAGACGTAGCAGTTGGATAAGCGGCAGGAACTGTTTCTTCTTAAACAACGCAAAGCGTGGCAGATCGTCCAGCTTAACGGCTTTGCGATGGTAGCGAACCAATGTCGCCATCATCAACTGCTGTTCCTGGTTAAAACCCGGTAGGTCACTGTTTTGCAGAATGTAAGCTGAGTGGCGGTGCAGGCCACTGTGGTTGATGTTCAATCCCACCTCATGCAGCATGGCGGCCCATCTGAGTAATGCTTCCAGTTGCGGGTTTGCCAGCTTAGGCTGCTGCGCATGCCACTGCTCATACATTTGCATAGTGGTTTCCAGCACGCGGCGCGCCTGTTCGCTGTCGATGTTGTACTGGTTTGCCAGGCTGCTGGCAGTACGGCTGCGTACATCCTGATGGCGGAAGCGACCTTCCATTTCATACAGTACGCCTTCCCGAAGCGCACCATCAGAAAGGCGCAGCTCACGTATTGCCAGCGCATCAAAAACGCCGCACAGGATAGCCAGTCCGGGGACAAAAACTGCTTTCCGCTCCTCGGACAGCCCTGGCATACTGAGTGCTGAAAAAGAGGTGTGCTTCAGGACTTCACTGGTCAGCATTTCCAGGCGTTCGGGGGTAATAAAGCCATCTTTTTCACCCATCTCCAGCAGCACCTCGTGCGCCGCTTTAATGGTGCCTGAGGCACCCAGCGCCACGTTCCAACCTTGAATTCGAAACTGCCAGGTTAAGGTTTCCAGTTTTTGCGCTGCCGCCATGCGGGCGCGCTGGAAGTTTTCCCGAGTGATAATGCCGCCTGGGAAATACATCTGGGCAAAGCTGACGCAGCCCATCCGACGGCTCTCGACCAGTTTAGGCTCGAAATCTTCACCGATCACCAGTTCGGTAGAACCGCCGCCGATGTCTATCACCAGCTTACGGCCTTTCTCCGGCTGCGTATGTTCCACGCCCATAAAAATCAGTCGGGCTTCTTCGTTACCGGAAATAATTTCGATCGGGTAGGGGATGACCTTTTCTGCGCGCTTGAGAAAATCAGGGGCATTTAGCGCCTGACGCAGCGTATGGGTCCCCACAATACAGACGCTTGATGGGGGGAAGCCCTGCAGTCGTTCCGCGAACAATGACAAACAGCTTAATCCACGCTCCATGGCTTCTTCGCTCAGCTTATTGTCTTCGCCGAGTCCATCCGCCAGATGTACGCGTTGTTTTAGTCGCCCTATAATTTGCATCGCTCCGTCAACTACGCGGGCAATAACCATATGGAAACTGTTTGAACCCAGGTCGACCGCAGCAAATTCCTGCGGTCGTGGTG of the Citrobacter freundii genome contains:
- a CDS encoding sensor domain-containing phosphodiesterase, yielding MKINKKYIVIRDQWWALPLILPSLLLPLLSCVNTYAHISTGNVVLFYLPLALMISLMLFFGWAALPGIIIAISWYKLPQVGVFETVSIIAHFVVTIVLSWGGYRVFAPRRNNVAHGDSHLMFQRIFWQVFCPATLFLVLFQFAAFVGVYASKSGMMGVMPFNTGTLINYQALLTGNLVGIPLCYFIIRAIRNPFHLRGYFSQLKQQFDNKVSKTEFAAWLIVLTTLMTLLCMPLNENSSIFSTNYTLSLLLPVMLWGAMRYGYRLISLMWAVILITGIHHYQSYMPWYSGYDTQLAITSSSYLVFSFIVNYIAVLATRQRAVTRRTYRQAYFDPMVHLPNLRALNRELKKSPWSVLCFLRIPGMEPLVKNYGIMLRIQYKQRIAHWIAPFLEQDEYVFQLSGNDLVLRFNTESHQQRIEALDQHIKQFRFVWDGMPLQPQVGISYCYVRSPVNHIYLLLGELSTIAELSLATNTPENLQRRGAMHLQRDLKDKVAMMNRLQQALEHNRFFLMAQPIYGVRGDVYHEILLRLKGDDDEIVTPDCFLPVAHEFGLSSSIDLWVIENTLKFMAQNRERMPARRFAINLSPTSVCRARLPTDIAQLLVKYKIEAWQLVFEVTESNALTNAEQAQATLLQLQLLGCQIAIDDFGTGYASYARLKNVNADILKIDGSFIRNIVSNSLDYQIVASICHLARMKRMMVVAEYVESEEIRSAVVSLGIDYMQGYLIGKPQPLHEILQEQVPETLAPVEALCGDIG
- the ppx gene encoding exopolyphosphatase, with protein sequence MPIHDKSPRPQEFAAVDLGSNSFHMVIARVVDGAMQIIGRLKQRVHLADGLGEDNKLSEEAMERGLSCLSLFAERLQGFPPSSVCIVGTHTLRQALNAPDFLKRAEKVIPYPIEIISGNEEARLIFMGVEHTQPEKGRKLVIDIGGGSTELVIGEDFEPKLVESRRMGCVSFAQMYFPGGIITRENFQRARMAAAQKLETLTWQFRIQGWNVALGASGTIKAAHEVLLEMGEKDGFITPERLEMLTSEVLKHTSFSALSMPGLSEERKAVFVPGLAILCGVFDALAIRELRLSDGALREGVLYEMEGRFRHQDVRSRTASSLANQYNIDSEQARRVLETTMQMYEQWHAQQPKLANPQLEALLRWAAMLHEVGLNINHSGLHRHSAYILQNSDLPGFNQEQQLMMATLVRYHRKAVKLDDLPRFALFKKKQFLPLIQLLRLGVLLNNQRQATTTPPTLTLITDENHWTLRFPHDWFSQNALVLLDLEKEQQYWEAVTGWRLKIEEERSPNIAA